Part of the Benincasa hispida cultivar B227 chromosome 11, ASM972705v1, whole genome shotgun sequence genome, aatctagagcaccaagagaatattggggaagatcttaaggtggtctacaataagatatggagaagatagcagcttgagatggagctttgaagaagttctacaagaggtatgtcttgaaacccatttttctacagaagcatgctttatattatgccaaaattagtgaatttgaatgcttagatgatccttgtgcttctgctgctgttgatacaatcctacattgtggtggtgtccttactctgttcgtgaatcgagttgaACTTGATTGGGTTCAAGGAGCATCAAGTTGGTCGTGCTGTTGATGGTTTGTTCGTTGCGTTTGAGTGTTATTGTTGGACGCATTGGAGATTGAtcaagggattcttgaagaatggttcctcaaaggtatgcatattctatcccttgaatctattgtagcatgctgtaatttctattgatGTATAACTTGTTAGTTTTCgattagactgtaattgtttgtgttcattcgaatggaatttggaacgatctattccactgctcatggagatcCCCATATGTGATTCCTTCAATAGTaatattaaatcatacatccaatgcataacttaaaaaaaataaacaaaaaatattaatagattGGGATtgactaataattaattaaattaatatgaagtttatattaatttaattaattaaaaaactaaaccaaCATCAAAACTGCCTGGACCAGTCCAAGACGTTAAACTACTCACGAACCGAACCATCTACATGAACCACTACAAACCGGCCAAACTCACGCTCCAGTGCGTCAATTTGTTCAAAGTGTCATGGCGCTATGCTCTAGCTTCATTCCCACCCCAAAGGAACAGCTTCTGTACAATGCGGTTTTTGTATCGATATTCTTCGTTTTGGTTCCAAATTTGACACACTCTCATATCTTCGCTGGAACAACCATGACCTAGAcgaaataaattacagactcgatagcaaatTTACACCCAAAACAACtggcccttacaaaccaaatttgaaaaagaagcaGTAAAAAGAGAGAACAATCCTGAAACATCCACAATGTGCAAAACTCCCACATTCATCATCATAAATGCAGAATAAAAATAGTACCCACCATTACTCTATATTTAAATtccttaaaattgaaatttagtactaaaaaaatcacgctctgataccaattaaaggttTGTGAAAACTGTTCGGAATCATGATCATGTCCTAAAATCGATTTTCACATAAAGATAAAATTACAGAGAACGAAAAAACTATGCAATCACAAGTTTACAACATGCTAAAcatattagaaaagaaaatttgggtTAATATtcacttacccttgaagtcaTAAAATCTTCATTAGGAATTCTACAACACACAAACATTTTGAACACCCAAATTGGACGACACCAATCAAAAACCTCTGTATTCTCCTTTGGGATGAGAAACcacaagagttgtgggctctttgatttatttgggagggagagaaagtttttttttttagaggagAAGCTTTTTCCAGAGAAAATGATTTTGGGATAAAAATCGCTTTGTCACTTTCTCTGCGTGAGAAGCAAGGGGAAACAGAAGACCGATCTCAACCAACCCCATTCCCACGATtgaagagagaaaattattggGGGAGTTATttttataactccctcccttaatttaattcaaacatttagattaaaaatttaatttaaaagcaATGGGAggcatcgtttagttcccacgcaaagctaaacaatcgcgtagtgctatcgtatagcatatTAGCGCATCGTCTAGCTCTtgtaggtacacgatcgcttaacgtCCAAAATCACAACGATTagcgcccattgctatacgatcgtctagctcttcttcacatcgtgtatcgcctggaactagacgatcgtttagcaactgaacctcaacaacgattttgagAAGAAGCTGAAAAACTAGTAAACCGAGGGGATAaccatcgttaaacgactagcaagggccgCCTAAATCAAActagcaggcgcaacatagaaatctcacgatcctgcgaattttaggacataaaacccaacacggGAAAGGTTCGATCTTGCTGCGGAATGGAAACGTAAAGAAttggttcttcaagggttagtttccatttcccttttctctctctataaACTCAgtagaaaagcatgcttaataGTTGTTAGTTTATCCTTGTTTCCGTCCTCAATTTTCTTAAGTTATGTAAAACgaaaaactaagatacgaatGCATTCATATGCTTCTACTGTGGGAATTCCAATCCCTTCAGTTTAGACCTTTTCGAGATCATCCCTGTGTGGATCAAAGAGTGATATAATAAGGTTGTTAAAACCATTCTGGGGTCATTCCTATGTTGATCAAAAAGTGTTATAGTAGGATTGTTTAGACCTTTCCAGAGTCATTTCTTCATGAATCAAGGAGGAATGATATAATAGGGTTGTTTAGACCTTTTcagggtcatccctatgtttATCAAGAAGTGTGATATTAGGGTTGTTTAGACATTTCCAGAGTCATCCTTATGTTGATCAAAAAGTGGTATGATAGGGTTATTTAGACCTTTCTAGAGTCatctatatgtgatatagtaggATTTTTTAGACCTTTCCAAGGTCCATACGTTGATCAAGGGGTGATATAATAGGGTTGTTTAGATATTTCTAGGGTCACCCATATGTGTGTCAAGGCGGCAGTTGCGTATCGAGGCATTtctacaaaaaatatatatatctcaaattaaaatttggccatattccaaattttatctcaaaatttaaccaaacttatgtactaaattcatagtttgactaaTTTTGCACATCAAGTGGAGTCAAAGTCAAGAACGTCACTTTGATCAAACTCtatctttttcgagattcatctaCCCTTATACATGCATGAACCTCAAAAAGGGGAATtgttaaatgagaaattttggatcaatcacaAATTGCCACATTATTTACCAAATCAACGACGAAATTACAAGtaattgaatttgagatttattaacAGTTGATATATGTCCCAAGTTGAAATTGAAGCCATAAAGTGGCGAATGTCGATGATGCCATGTGTTTTTATCTTGACCGttggatcaaattaattattttggtctaattaaatattaaagtttggGCTAAAGTTAAATTAGTCCATGAATATAATTTGGCTCAAATGTCAAAGAAGGTCCAAATCTAATTAATTGGGTTCAATGGCCAGGtctatggaccaaccaagcctaaGCTCAATCCACTTaagagctctataaatagagttctcttcatttgtggggAACAGAAAATTCTGCAGAGGTCAGAGAGAATTCTCCAAACAGTCAAACGTACTtattcaactgagagagaatcaaaagatcaagtactagagatcgaaccacttctgcttcaaatcaacatcaacacaagttcaactccacgaaataagTTTCTCCAAAAACTTCGTGTGAACAAtcacaaatataaatataataataataaataaacatatttattttttttaaatcataaaatctTCATTTACCAATTAGACAACATTTTATCGATATCTTCACcaacattttcataaaattaaaacatcaacattttaaaccttgccctagaaaactattttgataTAAAAAAACTTGAACATGTAACACAACCGAGACCAATTCACATAAAGACCTATTCACAAACGTTATTATGATTAATGACCCACCCCACAAATATATGATAGTACACTACCGCATTTTATAACCTATCGTATTAGATATGGTCATATTTATCGTAGTCCTAACGCAATAGTCATCTCTATcacaatttttatttatttgtttttttttttttttttgtattttctcaaattttctcaCAATTCGTTGTATTTTCGGGTGAGAAAAATGAAGATAGCGATAAAGATAGTAATTTAGGACTACCCATGGCCTAATGAGATAGGTTAAAAAATATGTAAGATGAAATAAAAACTTAGATTTCATGTGAGGTCAAAGTCATCCATCATAAAAATACTTGTAAATAGgtcatcaaataaaaaaaaaaatcttacttTTAATTGGAGGTAGAATTTCAAAACGCAAcctttttttactttaaaagaatatatatgcTGAAGTTGGTAAAATACTCGTATTTTAGAGTTGAAAGCGGATTGCGTGAACAAGCATCATAAAACCAACCAAGCATATTTTCACCAATAGAAGAAACATCTAAGAATTTATTTGTTGGATAAGGTCATTAAAGTATAAGAAAAGATGAGCAGCACATGAAGATAAGGATAAGACTATATCCTATGCCCAAACTGTTCTAGATTCCCTTCTCTTCATATCCATTCTTaccaaatatattttatatacatGCTTCAAACTTGATAACCATGACTAGTTCTTTAATGGATGATTTAATAATAAGCAATAACATGTCCTTCATATTTGCTGCATACTACAATATCATCCTGTATAAAAATTTAAACCTCTATCATTGATCATCTccatatactatatttatagtAATAGTATGGTATCATGCACCtgcaccaaaaaaaaaaagcataagaAGCAGGGAATAAGTGCTCTGAATAAAAGGATCAAATAGCTAATTAACTTGCATTTTGAGCTTAATATTTGCAGTTGACCAAAGGATTTGTAAATGTTGTTTGAAGGGTTTGAAGAGAACTGTCATGGAAAGTAAGACCTTAATGGTGGGTGAGATTCTCAGTAGTACAGAGACCCTGCATTTTTAGTAAATAATAGAAAGAAGATAAAAGAAACGTAAGTCGGTTTCCAATTTCTatgaaaaagaaagtaaatattttcaaaattttggttgGGATATTTAATCAAACACCTCATCGGCATCTACCTTGCCACCAATTTCCTCTGGAAGCACCACCAGAATCGTCCTCTCCCCCATCTCTCTTTAGCTGACAAAATCCCGATACAAATTAGAAGATTATTGTTCAGAGCAAACAATGGATGATTTTGTAGAAAACAATGCAACACTCACAGAGGAGTTGAATCCAGTTCCAGGGTTTTGGGTATAGACATCCCGACCACCATAGTAAATTGAAGAACTTAGATGACATGGGTCTGTTCTCTGTTCCTGATAAAACGAATCCATTTCTCTGCTTGATGTGCTCTGATTCTTGCATTCCTTATATTCCGAAGTTCCTTCTGAACAAACAAACAGGGTCAGCAATAACATCCCCAAAATTTGGCTAATTTAGGTGCAGATATGAGATACATTTCACAAAATTTCTCTCCTACACATTCAACAGCGTAAAACTAAGTCCAATAATTATTGTGATAGGAAGAGAAAAAGAGTAATGCAAGTAACCAGTTTTGAGGGAGCATGAAAAAGCTTTTGATTTGCCACCGACTTCGGAGTGCTGGGAGGCCTTCCCAAATACAGAAAACAAAGGAAACAGGCAAATGCCCAAATTTAAGTTAAAGCCACTGCTTAAAAGTGTATATACATATACAGAAATTAAAGTGGTTACAGCAATAAGAATAATACCTTGAAAGAAGATGAGTATATAGGGCCAAAAATGTGAGTAGAAGAGAGATCAGAAGTGTCTCTGGTCCCAAAGAGATCagaagtgaaggaaaaagacgACCCATCAGATGCTTTCTTCTCCGACATTTTTCAGAACTTCAATCACTTTCCGGTCGCCGGAAGTTAGACGGAGAAGGAGAACAGAAAACAGGGAGTAGAGATGGAGGGGATTACTGAAAACCATTGTATCGATTACCCACCTATTTATAGAAACAAATCGTAGCAACTCACCGACCTTTTCTATGCATAATTTTGTGACATCATATTattagattaatataaaattgactcacattttcaatatttataaaattcacTAACCATTCTCTCCAAGTTGGAAGGCCAAATTTCCTTAAGCCATTTGCcatactaaaaaataaattttgaactcATAAATGATAATTCAATGATATGGTAATAGACATGTAGTCCTTCTCTAAAGTCGaacattcaaatttatatatataatttaaaataatgataataataattgaaatttgaattttcagaaaaaagattggagaaactAGTATTCTATGTAACTGCTACAAATTGAATGCCTTCAATGTTCAATCTAAGATTTGTCAACTGacatatctatatattattaaGGAAGGACAAGTAGGCTACCAAATCAGAGGAGTAAATACAGTCACCTTGCCCACGTCACCGCCTTtccaaaataatcaaattacagAATTTGTTAAGAAGGAATTTTGATGGTTAGAGGCTACCCATTTATAGTCGGTCATCTATACGTgttcaattattattttcattttttattctttcccaAATTAGGGATTTCCTTGTATAAATTGCATCattctatataaaaaatatacagAAGATTTCAATGAGCAATTCCCTTTTCATTATctatttgtttcttattttggtatcagagaaaATATGGCCAACGCCAATCCTACCAAAAGCTCAGTTGTGAATTTCGACGACCACAGCTTTGGCAACCCACCCCTAAACCAACTACTCAACCAGATCACATCTATAAAGTTGGATCAAAGTAATTTCTTGCTATGGAAAAACCTAGCTTTTCTGATACTTCGCAGCTACAGACTTAAAGGTCATTTAACAGGACAAAAAGTTTGTCCTCCTATGTATCTACAGACTATCGTCAGGAAGAGTTCCACCATCGAAGCAGCAACATCCATAGGAATTGTCGCATCTAATGGTAGTTCCAGCAATGCTGGATCTTTCTCCTCGAATGCTCGAGAGGTAAATCATCAATACGAAGTGTGGATGGCAATAGACCAACTTCTCCCTAGATGGTTGTACAACTCTATGACGCCCGAAGTGGCAGTCCAGGTTATGGGGTGTGCGTGTGCGAAAGATCAGCAGTTGTTCGAAGTTCAATCCAGAGCTTAAGAGGACTATCTTTGGCAAGTCTTCCAATCGACATGAAAACTAATGTCGATAACTTCGAACAAGCTGGAAGTCCAGTTTCCACTTAAGATCTAGTGTCACAAATTTTGTTAGGGCTCGATGAAGATTATAATGCCATCGTAGCCACGATTCAAAGTAAGATGGATATATCCTGGTATGATATACAATCTGAACTTCTCCTATTCGAAAAATGTCTTGATCATTAGGCAAATCAGAAGAACATAGTAGGCTTCAATCAAAATACCTCTATAAACATGGCAAATTATAGGAGCACAAATGAGAGTAACAATCAGAATTCATCCAACAATAATCAGTCCTCAAGCGAAAATCAGAGAAGTGACGAGGACTACAGAGGACGTGGTCAAGGCCGAGCAAATAAACCAATGTGTCAAGTATGTGGAAAAATGTGGCACACTACCTACTTTTGTTACAATAGATACAACAAAGAGTTTGTGCCAAATTTTCTCCAGAATAAGGGAGGTGGTTTTAATACACAACAATGCAAAGAAGCCCCATAAAATCAAGCTTCCTTTCTCAAGATGATAATAAATTTCTTGCCAATCTTGAGGTAGTTGTTGATCCAAATTGGTATGCCGACAGTAGGGCTTCGAGTCATGTGACTACCAACTACAACAATCTTGCCAATCCCAGTAAGTATGGAGTAAGCATTCTGTCAAAATGGCAAAtgaaaataatctaaaaatatcTCATGTTGGTAATGCATATTTAAGTGATGGTGAAAAAGTGTTGGAACTTAAAAATATGTTGTGTGTTCCTGATATTGCCAAAAACTTAATCAGTGTATCTAAACTCACTAAAgacaacaatgtcctcattgaaTTTTATAATGATTACTACCTTATTAAGGACAAGGATAGGGGGAAACTA contains:
- the LOC120091479 gene encoding uncharacterized protein LOC120091479 isoform X3, which gives rise to MSEKKASDGSSFSFTSDLFGTRDTSDLSSTHIFGPIYSSSFKASQHSEVGGKSKAFSCSLKTGTSEYKECKNQSTSSREMDSFYQEQRTDPCHLSSSIYYGGRDVYTQNPGTGFNSSLKRDGGEDDSGGASRGNWWQGSLYY
- the LOC120091479 gene encoding uncharacterized protein LOC120091479 isoform X1, with amino-acid sequence MSEKKASDGSSFSFTSDLFGTRDTSDLSSTHIFGPIYSSSFKASQHSEVGGKSKAFSCSLKTEGTSEYKECKNQSTSSREMDSFYQEQRTDPCHLSSSIYYGGRDVYTQNPGTGFNSSLKRDGGEDDSGGASRGNWWQGSLYY
- the LOC120091479 gene encoding uncharacterized protein LOC120091479 isoform X2 → MSEKKASDGSSFSFTSDLFGTRDTSDLSSTHIFGPIYSSSFKASQHSEVGGKSKAFSCSLKTEGTSEYKECKNQSTSSREMDSFYQEQRTDPCHLSSSIYYGGRDVYTQNPGTGFNSSLKRDGGEDDSGGASRGNWWQGRCR